The proteins below are encoded in one region of Dioscorea cayenensis subsp. rotundata cultivar TDr96_F1 chromosome 18, TDr96_F1_v2_PseudoChromosome.rev07_lg8_w22 25.fasta, whole genome shotgun sequence:
- the LOC120281660 gene encoding 1-aminocyclopropane-1-carboxylate oxidase homolog 3-like isoform X1, whose translation MASSTDRTIALKEFDDTKTGVKGLVDSGMTSLPAIFHHPRAHLSMPAATSHLSIPTVDLSVPRPIAVDLIRSASRDWGVFQVINHGIPLSTIQNTTSAIRSFHELSAAERSQFYTRSRDPGFSYNSNLDLFLSAAATWKDTLRVSFSPIRPDVDQIPEVCRAALVTWDECQKEVAREVMQMMCEGLGVDPKRLEAMTCLEGRTTVAHYYPPCPEPDRALGTVDHTDAGLLAFLIQDQIGGLQVKSETDECWVDVKPIPGALVVFVGELLQIISNNEYKSSHHRVMANSSDEPRVSVISFYNPGRKDESDLYGPLPELLSDQKPACYRNLNMVELNKVFRKEPIGNKVVLKYYKLP comes from the exons ATGGCCTCTTCCACCGACAGAACCATAGCTCTGAAGGAGTTCGATGATACCAAAACCGGCGTCAAAGGTCTCGTTGACTCCGGCATGACCtcccttccggccatcttccacCATCCCAGAGCCCACCTCTCAATGCCCGCAGCCACCAGCCACCTTTCAATTCCTACAGTGGATCTCTCCGTCCCACGCCCCATCGCTGTCGATCTCATCCGCTCCGCATCTCGAGACTGGGGCGTCTTCCAGGTCATCAACCACGGCATACCTCTCTCCACGATTCAAAATACCACCTCCGCCATCAGGTCCTTCCACGAGCTCTCCGCCGCCGAGCGATCTCAATTCTACACGCGTTCCCGAGATCCCGGCTTCAGCTACAACTCAAACCTGGATCTATTCCTTTCTGCGGCGGCGACCTGGAAAGACACATTGAGGGTGTCGTTCAGTCCCATCCGACCAGATGTGGACCAGATCCCGGAGGTTTGTAGGGCGGCGCTGGTAACGTGGGACGAGTGTCAGAAGGAGGTGGCGAGAGAAGTGATGCAGATGATGTGTGAGGGGCTCGGAGTGGACCCAAAGAGGCTGGAGGCCATGACATGTCTGGAGGGGAGGACGACGGTGGCACATTATTACCCGCCATGTCCGGAGCCAGATCGGGCGCTTGGGACGGTTGATCACACGGATGCCGGGCTTTTGGCATTTCTGATTCAAGATCAGATTGGGGGACTGCAGGTGAAGAGTGAAACGGATGAGTGCTGGGTTGACGTGAAGCCCATTCCTGGAGCTCTCGTTGTCTTTGTTGGTGAGTTGCTTCAG ATAATTTCCAACAATGAGTACAAGAGTTCACACCATAGAGTGATGGCTAATTCTAGCGATGAACCAAGAGTATcagttatttcattttataatcCAGGAAGAAAGGATGAGTCAGATTTGTATGGTCCTTTACCGGAGCTACTATCAGATCAAAAGCCAGCTTGTTATCGCAATTTGAATATGGTAGAACTTAATAAAGTTTTTCGGAAAGAGCCAATAGGCAATAAAGTcgttcttaaatattataagctCCCCTAA
- the LOC120281660 gene encoding 1-aminocyclopropane-1-carboxylate oxidase homolog 3-like isoform X2, whose amino-acid sequence MASSTDRTIALKEFDDTKTGVKGLVDSGMTSLPAIFHHPRAHLSMPAATSHLSIPTVDLSVPRPIAVDLIRSASRDWGVFQVINHGIPLSTIQNTTSAIRSFHELSAAERSQFYTRSRDPGFSYNSNLDLFLSAAATWKDTLRVSFSPIRPDVDQIPEVCRAALVTWDECQKEVAREVMQMMCEGLGVDPKRLEAMTCLEGRTTVAHYYPPCPEPDRALGTVDHTDAGLLAFLIQDQIGGLQVKSETDECWVDVKPIPGALVVFVGELLQFINWSSRRLYK is encoded by the exons ATGGCCTCTTCCACCGACAGAACCATAGCTCTGAAGGAGTTCGATGATACCAAAACCGGCGTCAAAGGTCTCGTTGACTCCGGCATGACCtcccttccggccatcttccacCATCCCAGAGCCCACCTCTCAATGCCCGCAGCCACCAGCCACCTTTCAATTCCTACAGTGGATCTCTCCGTCCCACGCCCCATCGCTGTCGATCTCATCCGCTCCGCATCTCGAGACTGGGGCGTCTTCCAGGTCATCAACCACGGCATACCTCTCTCCACGATTCAAAATACCACCTCCGCCATCAGGTCCTTCCACGAGCTCTCCGCCGCCGAGCGATCTCAATTCTACACGCGTTCCCGAGATCCCGGCTTCAGCTACAACTCAAACCTGGATCTATTCCTTTCTGCGGCGGCGACCTGGAAAGACACATTGAGGGTGTCGTTCAGTCCCATCCGACCAGATGTGGACCAGATCCCGGAGGTTTGTAGGGCGGCGCTGGTAACGTGGGACGAGTGTCAGAAGGAGGTGGCGAGAGAAGTGATGCAGATGATGTGTGAGGGGCTCGGAGTGGACCCAAAGAGGCTGGAGGCCATGACATGTCTGGAGGGGAGGACGACGGTGGCACATTATTACCCGCCATGTCCGGAGCCAGATCGGGCGCTTGGGACGGTTGATCACACGGATGCCGGGCTTTTGGCATTTCTGATTCAAGATCAGATTGGGGGACTGCAGGTGAAGAGTGAAACGGATGAGTGCTGGGTTGACGTGAAGCCCATTCCTGGAGCTCTCGTTGTCTTTGTTGGTGAGTTGCTTCAG TTCATCAACTGGTCAAGCAGAAGGTTGTATAAGTGA
- the LOC120281660 gene encoding 1-aminocyclopropane-1-carboxylate oxidase homolog 3-like isoform X3 — translation MASSTDRTIALKEFDDTKTGVKGLVDSGMTSLPAIFHHPRAHLSMPAATSHLSIPTVDLSVPRPIAVDLIRSASRDWGVFQVINHGIPLSTIQNTTSAIRSFHELSAAERSQFYTRSRDPGFSYNSNLDLFLSAAATWKDTLRVSFSPIRPDVDQIPEVCRAALVTWDECQKEVAREVMQMMCEGLGVDPKRLEAMTCLEGRTTVAHYYPPCPEPDRALGTVDHTDAGLLAFLIQDQIGGLQVKSETDECWVDVKPIPGALVVFVDNFQQ, via the exons ATGGCCTCTTCCACCGACAGAACCATAGCTCTGAAGGAGTTCGATGATACCAAAACCGGCGTCAAAGGTCTCGTTGACTCCGGCATGACCtcccttccggccatcttccacCATCCCAGAGCCCACCTCTCAATGCCCGCAGCCACCAGCCACCTTTCAATTCCTACAGTGGATCTCTCCGTCCCACGCCCCATCGCTGTCGATCTCATCCGCTCCGCATCTCGAGACTGGGGCGTCTTCCAGGTCATCAACCACGGCATACCTCTCTCCACGATTCAAAATACCACCTCCGCCATCAGGTCCTTCCACGAGCTCTCCGCCGCCGAGCGATCTCAATTCTACACGCGTTCCCGAGATCCCGGCTTCAGCTACAACTCAAACCTGGATCTATTCCTTTCTGCGGCGGCGACCTGGAAAGACACATTGAGGGTGTCGTTCAGTCCCATCCGACCAGATGTGGACCAGATCCCGGAGGTTTGTAGGGCGGCGCTGGTAACGTGGGACGAGTGTCAGAAGGAGGTGGCGAGAGAAGTGATGCAGATGATGTGTGAGGGGCTCGGAGTGGACCCAAAGAGGCTGGAGGCCATGACATGTCTGGAGGGGAGGACGACGGTGGCACATTATTACCCGCCATGTCCGGAGCCAGATCGGGCGCTTGGGACGGTTGATCACACGGATGCCGGGCTTTTGGCATTTCTGATTCAAGATCAGATTGGGGGACTGCAGGTGAAGAGTGAAACGGATGAGTGCTGGGTTGACGTGAAGCCCATTCCTGGAGCTCTCGTTGTCTTTGTTG ATAATTTCCAACAATGA